Proteins encoded in a region of the Cydia pomonella isolate Wapato2018A chromosome 3, ilCydPomo1, whole genome shotgun sequence genome:
- the LOC133516397 gene encoding WD repeat-containing protein 48 homolog yields the protein MASTMRKKTQVSFVIRDEEERRHKNGVSSLQLDPVQGRLYSAGRDGIIRVWNTATGIQDRYIQSMEHHTDWVNDIVLCCGGKNLISASSDTTVKVWNAPKGFCMSTLRTHKDYVRTLAYAKEKEQVASAGLDRAIFLWDVNTLTALTASNNTVTTSSLVGNKESIYSLAMNPPGTVLVSGSTEKVLRVWDPRNCARLMKLKGHSDNVKALVVSRDGQQCVSGSSDGTIKLWSLGQQRCVSTIRVHTEAVWALLATENFTHIISGGRDKLVIITELRNPDNSIIVCEETAPILKLCFTADQQGVWVSTSESDIRCWKLPPLSNINSDMYNQNNYNPNNVYQTQPTTSIPGGPAIRHYKVLNDKRHILTKDTANNVALYDVLKACKLEDLGEVDFEEEVKKRFKMVYVPNWFNVDLKTGMLTIHLGQDETDCLSAWVSAKEAGLTTELDQKVNFGALLLQALLEHWNHQSRVSDAGQKVVGNNFFSVPLHTPLIFSEVGGRTLYRLQVGDAGGETEGNLLNETVPVWVVDVAIEMAAPKLNKLPFYLLPHASCQTKQDRQKKDRLVANDFIQCRKVAEHVVEKIVGGGDGGSPRAAPEPAPEPQDRVELLCADQVLDPNMDLRTVRHFIWKSNVEFTLHYRVLKQ from the exons ATGGCCTCGACGATGCGTAAGAAAACTCAAGTATCTTTCGTAATCCGCGACGAAGAAGAACGTCGTCATAAAAATGGCGTTAGTTCGTTGCAGTTGGACCCTGTACAAGGCAGGCTATACTCTGCAGGCCGAGATGGAATTATTAGAGTATGGAACACGGCTACGGGAATACAGGATAGATATATTCAAAGTATGGAACACCACACAGATTGGGTGAACGACATAGTTCTGTGCTGCGGCGGCAAAAACCTTATAAGTGCATCTTCTGACACCACCGTGAAAGTATGGAACGCGCCGAAAGGATTTTGCATGTCTACTTTACGTACTCACAAAGATTACGTACGCACACTAGCTTACGCTAAGGAGAAAGAACAAGTAGCCAGCGCCGGCTTGGACCGCGCTATATTCCTCTGGGATGTGAATACATTGACAGCATTGACTGCAAGCAACAACACAGTAACAACCTCTAGTCTCGTCGGTAATAAGGAATCTATATACAGTCTAGCTATGAATCCACCTGGCACAGTTTTAGTAAGCGGATCAACTGAGAAAGTACTCAGAGTTTGGGACCCAAGAAACTGTGCAAGGCTTATGAAGCTAAAGGGACATTCAGACAATGTTAAAGCACTGGTTGTGAGCAGAGATGGTCAGCAGTGTGTATCAGGCAGCTCTGAtggtacaataaaattatggtCCTTAGGGCAACAGAGGTGTGTGTCTACAATCAGAGTTCATACGGAAGCAGTTTGGGCACTTCTGGCTACAGAAAACTTCACACATATTATCTCAGGAGGTCGAGACAAACTAGTCATTATTACAGAACTGCGGAATCCTGATAATTCAATAATAGTCTGTGAAGAAACTGCACCTATTctaaaattgtgtttcactgcTGACCAGCAAGGTGTTTGGGTGTCTACGTCAGAATCTGACATTCGTTGTTGGAAGCTGCCACCATTATCTAATATAAACTCGGATATGTATAATCAGAACAATTATAACCCTAACAATGTATATCAGACTCAGCCTACGACTAGTATACCTGGAGGACCAGCGATAAGACACTATAAAGTACTAAATGACAAACGCCACATATTAACAAAAGACACAGCTAACAATGTTGCTCTGTATGATGTTTTAAAAGCATGTAAGCTTGAAGATTTGGGTGAAGTAGATTTTGAAGAAGAAGTGAAAAAACGTTTCAAAATGGTTTATGTCCCAAACTGGTTTAATGTTGATTTGAAGACTGGTATGTTAACTATTCATTTAGGACAAGATGAGACAGACTGCCTCAGTGCTTGGGTGAGTGCAAAGGAGGCTGGACTGACAACAGAATTGGACCAGAAAGTTAATTTTGGTGCGTTGCTATTACAAGCTTTGTTGGAGCACTGGAATCATCAGAGCAGGGTGTCTGACGCTGGACAGAAAGTGGTTGGGAACAATTTTTTCAGTGTGCCGCTGCACACACCATTAATATTTAGTGAAGTTGGTGGCAGAACACTTTATAGGCTACAG GTTGGTGATGCAGGTGGTGAGACGGAAGGCAACCTACTAAATGAGACTGTGCCAGTGTGGGTGGTGGATGTAGCCATAGAGATGGCTGCTCCGAAGCTAAACAAGCTGCCTTTCTACCTGCTGCCTCATGCTAGCTGTCAGACCAAGCAGGACCGACAGAAAAag GACCGATTGGTAGCTAATGACTTCATCCAATGCCGGAAAGTAGCGGAGCACGTGGTTGAAAAGATCGtcggcggcggcgacggcggctccccgcgcgccgcgcccgagcCCGCGCCGGAGCCCCAAGATCGAGTAGAGTTGCTTTGTGCAGACCAG GTACTGGATCCGAATATGGACTTACGAACAGTGAGACACTTCATATGGAAATCCAACGTGGAATTCACCCTGCACTACCGAGTTTTGAAGCAATGA